One candidate division KSB1 bacterium DNA segment encodes these proteins:
- a CDS encoding PTS sugar transporter subunit IIB: MILKLPWQKDKLVYPLVRVDDRLLHGQVIVGWGQTLDLDLLILASDRVVKDEPALRIYAGLIPEEMHGEVLSLTETAERWVRGDLDGKKAMIVVEAPVDALKLFRLGAPLKVLTIGGLHFREEREELLPYVYLSEWDRTTLGELRKEGVKIRCQDLPTAQPVAYED; the protein is encoded by the coding sequence ATGATTCTGAAGCTTCCGTGGCAAAAAGACAAGCTGGTTTACCCGCTCGTGCGCGTGGACGACCGGCTGTTGCATGGGCAAGTGATCGTGGGGTGGGGTCAGACGCTGGATCTGGACCTGCTGATCCTGGCGTCGGACCGAGTGGTGAAGGACGAGCCGGCCTTGCGGATCTACGCGGGTTTGATCCCCGAAGAGATGCACGGTGAGGTGCTGTCCCTCACGGAGACGGCCGAGCGCTGGGTGCGGGGCGATTTGGACGGCAAGAAGGCGATGATTGTCGTGGAAGCGCCGGTCGATGCGCTCAAGTTGTTTCGGCTGGGCGCGCCGCTGAAGGTGTTGACGATCGGCGGCCTGCACTTTCGCGAGGAGCGCGAGGAGTTGCTGCCTTATGTGTACTTGTCGGAGTGGGATCGCACGACGCTTGGCGAACTGCGCAAAGAGGGTGTGAAGATCCGCTGTCAGGACCTGCCAACG